A DNA window from Cognatiyoonia koreensis contains the following coding sequences:
- a CDS encoding (d)CMP kinase yields MKFVVAIDGPAAAGKGTVSKAVAAHFGFAHLDTGLLYRAVGAKVLKGSDEIAAATSLTSADLDPETLRTSAVAQAASKVAVNPEVRRALVQFQQDFAKRDGGAVLDGRDIGTVICPDADVKLFVTASAACRAERRFLELQPKDSSATRDGVLADVEARDKRDRERATAPLIPAEDAIVIDTTDLSIDDAVAQAVALIEKARTA; encoded by the coding sequence ATGAAATTTGTAGTGGCCATCGACGGCCCAGCCGCAGCAGGCAAGGGTACGGTGTCAAAGGCTGTCGCGGCGCATTTTGGTTTTGCGCACCTCGATACTGGGCTGCTCTATCGCGCTGTCGGGGCAAAGGTGCTGAAGGGCTCTGACGAAATTGCAGCGGCAACATCACTGACAAGTGCGGATCTTGATCCCGAAACGCTGCGCACATCTGCTGTCGCGCAGGCCGCAAGCAAGGTGGCGGTCAACCCGGAGGTGCGCCGCGCGCTTGTGCAATTCCAGCAGGATTTCGCAAAACGCGACGGTGGTGCCGTTCTCGACGGTCGCGACATCGGCACGGTGATTTGCCCGGATGCAGATGTAAAACTCTTTGTCACGGCAAGTGCCGCCTGCCGGGCAGAGCGGCGCTTTCTCGAACTTCAGCCGAAAGACTCAAGCGCGACGCGCGACGGGGTCCTGGCGGACGTCGAAGCCCGCGACAAGCGCGACAGGGAACGTGCGACCGCACCCCTGATCCCGGCGGAAGATGCGATCGTGATCGACACCACAGATCTCAGCATTGATGACGCAGTCGCACAGGCGGTTGCGCTTATTGAAAAGGCGCGCACTGCCTAG
- the rpsA gene encoding 30S ribosomal protein S1 has protein sequence MEEFEALLNESFEIDTPSEGSVVKGKVIAIEAGQAIIDVGYKMEGRVDLKEFANPGEDAEINVGDTVEVFLRQVENARGEAVISREMARREEAWDRLEKAYADEERVDGAIFGRVKGGFTVDLGGAVAFLPGSQVDVRPVRDAGPLMGLKQPFQILKMDRRRGNIVVSRRAILEESRAEQRAEVIGNLTEGQEVDGVVKNITEYGAFVDLGGVDGLLHVTDMAWRRVNHPSEILTIGETIKVQVIKINKETHRISLGMKQLQADPWDAVEAKYTLDSVHMGRVTNITDYGAFVELEPGVEGLVHVSEMSWTKKNVHPGKIVSTSQEVEVMVLEIDSAKRRVSLGLKQTMRNPWEVFAETHPEGTEVEGEVKNITEFGLFVGLEGDIDGMVHLSDLTWEGRGEDVIGDFRKGDIVKAKVAEVDVEKERISLSIKALDGDPFADAIGGVKRGSIITVEVTKIEDGGIEVEYEGMKSFIRRSDLSRDRAEQRPERFGVGDKVDVRVTNIDSKTRKLGLSIKAREIAEEKEAVEQFGSSDSGASLGDILGAALKGDE, from the coding sequence ATGGAAGAGTTTGAAGCACTCTTGAACGAAAGCTTCGAAATTGACACGCCCTCCGAGGGATCAGTTGTCAAAGGCAAGGTCATCGCAATCGAAGCGGGACAAGCCATCATCGACGTCGGCTACAAAATGGAAGGCCGCGTTGATCTGAAAGAATTTGCAAATCCCGGCGAAGACGCTGAAATCAACGTTGGCGACACTGTCGAAGTGTTCCTGCGTCAGGTTGAGAACGCCCGTGGCGAAGCAGTTATCTCTCGCGAGATGGCCCGCCGCGAAGAAGCATGGGATCGTCTCGAAAAAGCCTATGCTGACGAAGAACGTGTTGACGGTGCCATCTTCGGCCGCGTCAAAGGCGGCTTTACTGTTGATCTGGGCGGCGCTGTTGCGTTCCTTCCCGGCTCGCAGGTCGATGTGCGCCCCGTGCGCGATGCTGGCCCACTGATGGGTCTCAAGCAGCCGTTCCAGATCCTCAAGATGGACCGTCGCCGTGGCAACATCGTTGTATCCCGCCGTGCGATCCTTGAAGAATCCCGTGCTGAACAACGTGCCGAAGTTATTGGCAACCTGACTGAAGGTCAGGAAGTTGACGGCGTGGTCAAGAACATCACCGAATACGGTGCGTTCGTTGACCTTGGTGGCGTTGACGGGCTTCTGCACGTGACCGACATGGCGTGGCGCCGTGTGAACCACCCGTCTGAAATCCTTACCATCGGTGAAACGATCAAGGTGCAGGTCATCAAGATCAACAAGGAAACACACCGTATCAGCCTTGGCATGAAGCAGCTGCAGGCCGATCCATGGGACGCAGTCGAAGCCAAGTACACACTTGATTCCGTGCACATGGGCCGCGTGACCAACATCACCGACTACGGCGCATTTGTTGAACTGGAACCAGGCGTCGAAGGTCTGGTGCACGTTTCCGAAATGTCCTGGACAAAGAAGAACGTACACCCGGGCAAGATCGTATCGACCTCTCAGGAAGTCGAAGTCATGGTTCTGGAAATCGACTCTGCAAAGCGTCGCGTTTCTCTTGGTCTCAAGCAGACCATGCGCAACCCATGGGAAGTCTTTGCCGAAACCCACCCCGAGGGGACCGAGGTTGAAGGCGAAGTCAAAAACATCACCGAATTCGGTCTGTTTGTTGGCCTCGAAGGCGACATCGACGGCATGGTTCACCTGTCCGACCTGACATGGGAAGGCCGTGGCGAAGACGTCATCGGTGATTTCCGCAAGGGCGACATCGTAAAAGCCAAGGTTGCCGAAGTCGACGTCGAGAAAGAGCGTATCTCGCTTTCCATCAAGGCGCTGGACGGTGATCCGTTCGCTGACGCAATTGGCGGCGTAAAGCGCGGTTCGATCATCACCGTCGAGGTGACCAAGATCGAAGACGGCGGCATCGAGGTAGAATACGAAGGCATGAAGTCGTTCATCCGTCGTTCCGACTTGTCCCGTGACCGTGCCGAACAGCGTCCAGAGCGTTTTGGCGTCGGTGACAAGGTCGACGTTCGCGTCACCAACATCGATTCCAAGACCCGCAAGCTGGGTCTCTCGATCAAGGCACGCGAAATCGCAGAAGAAAAAGAAGCCGTCGAACAGTTCGGTTCATCCGACTCCGGCGCATCGCTTGGCGATATCCTTGGTGCAGCACTCAAGGGCGACGAATAA